A portion of the Thermococcus sp. EP1 genome contains these proteins:
- a CDS encoding carbamoyltransferase, translated as MIILGIHDGHDAGAVLLKGNTIYAVNEERLNRIKKYRGFPELSIKKVIEMAHVHSNEIDAIAVAGLFRKHSRLLELERGLKSIFGDGFKKKILFVEHHLAHAASAYYTSGWKEALALSIDAAGDGLSSSIYIARNGEMIRIAQSTYLDSLGDFYASVTELLGFKPMRHEGKIMSLAAYGKPTYDLANIIELNELSFENKLKVVGIEATKKLAELFDYPFSRAREIAQQMKKGNLEGEIQRKAIEIAASAQAHLEKIIDELGLKLTTYNLKLAYAGGVAQNVKANAVLREHFPDLWVFPAMDDSGLAFGAAAFIKAQFERLDGKWKPFKLEHVYLGPSYNENEIEAFLKKNDINFEYQEDISEFVAEMLVEGKIIGLFQGKMEYGPRALGNRSILADPRNKEIVKKLNVALNRDVFQPFAPSILEEKIKEYLRNPYPNKFMTMSYEATEKMKLEAPAVVHVDGTTRPQTLMKKDNPTYYEIIKHFEQETGTGIVLNTSFNMHGEPIVCSPNDALRTFFKAKLDILILENFVVYR; from the coding sequence ATGATTATCTTGGGGATCCATGATGGGCATGACGCAGGGGCAGTCCTTCTCAAAGGGAATACAATCTACGCAGTGAATGAAGAAAGACTCAACAGGATTAAGAAATATCGAGGATTTCCTGAGCTTAGCATAAAGAAGGTTATTGAAATGGCCCATGTGCATTCCAATGAGATCGATGCTATAGCCGTTGCTGGACTCTTTAGAAAACATTCTAGACTACTTGAACTTGAAAGAGGATTAAAATCAATATTTGGAGACGGATTCAAAAAGAAGATCCTCTTTGTTGAACACCACTTAGCACATGCTGCTTCAGCTTATTACACTTCTGGATGGAAAGAGGCTCTAGCCCTAAGTATAGATGCTGCCGGAGATGGACTAAGCTCTTCAATATATATCGCCAGAAATGGAGAAATGATTAGAATAGCCCAGAGTACATATCTTGATTCTCTAGGAGATTTTTATGCATCTGTTACTGAGCTTTTGGGTTTCAAACCTATGCGGCACGAAGGAAAAATTATGAGCCTAGCAGCTTATGGAAAACCTACCTATGATCTCGCGAACATAATAGAACTTAATGAACTAAGCTTCGAAAACAAGCTTAAGGTAGTTGGAATCGAAGCCACAAAAAAACTTGCAGAACTTTTTGACTATCCTTTCTCAAGAGCTAGAGAAATTGCCCAGCAAATGAAGAAAGGAAATCTGGAAGGAGAGATACAAAGAAAAGCAATAGAAATAGCAGCAAGTGCCCAAGCCCATCTTGAGAAAATCATCGACGAGCTTGGATTAAAACTTACAACTTACAACTTAAAACTAGCCTATGCTGGTGGTGTTGCTCAAAACGTAAAAGCAAATGCTGTTTTAAGGGAACATTTTCCAGATCTTTGGGTTTTTCCTGCAATGGATGACTCAGGATTGGCATTTGGTGCTGCGGCTTTTATAAAGGCTCAATTTGAGCGATTGGATGGTAAATGGAAACCATTCAAATTAGAACATGTCTATTTAGGCCCAAGTTATAATGAAAATGAAATTGAAGCCTTCCTAAAGAAGAATGACATTAACTTTGAATATCAAGAAGACATCTCAGAATTCGTTGCTGAAATGCTTGTTGAAGGCAAAATCATTGGACTTTTCCAAGGAAAAATGGAGTACGGTCCAAGGGCCTTGGGAAACCGTTCTATTCTTGCAGACCCGAGAAATAAGGAAATCGTCAAGAAGCTTAATGTTGCACTAAACAGAGATGTGTTTCAACCTTTTGCTCCATCGATTCTAGAGGAGAAAATTAAGGAGTATCTCCGAAATCCATACCCAAATAAGTTTATGACAATGAGCTATGAAGCTACTGAAAAAATGAAGCTTGAGGCACCAGCAGTTGTTCATGTGGATGGTACTACACGACCACAAACCCTTATGAAAAAAGACAATCCAACTTATTACGAGATAATAAAACATTTTGAGCAAGAAACAGGAACAGGAATAGTGTTAAACACTAGTTTCAATATGCACGGCGAACCTATAGTGTGCTCACCTAACGATGCTTTAAGAACCTTCTTCAAAGCCAAATTGGATATTCTTATTTTAGAGAACTTTGTTGTCTATCGATGA
- a CDS encoding pyridoxal phosphate-dependent aminotransferase: MALSDRLELVNPSEIRKLFDLAQGIEGVISLGIGEPDFDTPAHIKEYAKEALDRGLTHYSPNSGIPELREAVAEKLKKHNKINADPKTQIMITVGTNQQILMGLSTFLKDNEEVLIPSPMFVSYAPAVILAGGKPIEVPTYEENEFRLSVDELKKYITPRTRALIINSPNNPTGAVLTKKDLEEIADFAVEHDLIILSDEVYEYFVYDGVKNYSMASLNGMFERTITMNGFSKTFAMTGWRLGFVAAPEWIIEKMIRFQMYNATCPVTFIQYAAAKALRDERSWEAIEEMRREYERRRNLVWKRLNEMGLPTVKPKGAFYIFPRIKDTGLSSKEFSELMIKEAKVVLVPGSAFGQAGEGYIRISYATAYEKLEEAMDRIEKVLKDKELV, translated from the coding sequence ATGGCTCTAAGTGATAGACTAGAGTTAGTAAACCCTTCCGAAATAAGAAAGCTTTTTGATCTTGCACAAGGGATCGAAGGAGTCATTTCTCTAGGAATAGGCGAACCTGATTTTGACACTCCAGCACATATAAAAGAGTACGCAAAGGAAGCCCTTGACAGAGGACTAACTCATTATAGTCCAAATAGTGGGATTCCTGAACTTCGGGAAGCAGTTGCAGAGAAACTCAAAAAGCATAACAAGATTAATGCTGACCCAAAGACTCAAATAATGATAACCGTTGGTACGAATCAGCAAATTTTAATGGGATTGAGCACTTTCTTAAAAGATAATGAAGAAGTCCTCATTCCCTCTCCCATGTTTGTAAGTTATGCTCCTGCCGTTATCCTGGCAGGAGGGAAACCTATTGAGGTTCCTACTTATGAGGAGAACGAATTTCGCCTAAGTGTTGATGAGCTTAAAAAATACATCACACCTAGGACAAGAGCACTCATTATAAACTCCCCAAATAACCCTACAGGTGCAGTTTTAACAAAGAAAGACCTCGAAGAGATAGCAGATTTTGCAGTAGAACATGACTTGATAATACTTAGTGATGAAGTCTATGAGTACTTTGTTTATGATGGAGTGAAAAATTACAGCATGGCCTCCCTTAATGGGATGTTTGAAAGAACAATAACAATGAACGGTTTTTCAAAGACATTTGCCATGACCGGATGGAGACTAGGATTTGTAGCAGCTCCTGAATGGATAATAGAAAAAATGATACGCTTCCAAATGTATAATGCAACCTGCCCAGTGACTTTCATCCAATATGCGGCTGCTAAGGCCCTAAGAGATGAAAGAAGCTGGGAGGCTATTGAAGAAATGCGAAGAGAATACGAAAGACGAAGGAACCTTGTCTGGAAAAGACTCAATGAAATGGGTCTCCCCACAGTAAAACCAAAGGGCGCCTTTTACATCTTTCCAAGAATCAAAGATACTGGGCTGTCAAGCAAAGAATTCAGCGAACTCATGATTAAGGAAGCAAAAGTTGTCCTAGTGCCAGGGAGTGCTTTTGGACAAGCTGGTGAAGGCTATATAAGAATAAGCTATGCCACAGCGTATGAAAAGCTTGAAGAGGCTATGGATAGAATAGAGAAAGTCCTGAAAGATAAAGAGCTCGTTTGA
- a CDS encoding FAD-binding oxidoreductase produces MTNFEVVMKSNHELPSDVLKHLISILGNRISTKDVDLLSYSRDYWPITLHWMLKGKIPALARAIVWPKNTKEVQEVVKIAYENDIPIYTYGGGSGVLGGAIPEQGGIVVDMKKMRSIKLHEENLLVEVEAGTNGYYLEKYLNKKGYTLGHFPQSLYPSTIGGWIATKATGQFSTKYGGIEDMVLGLEAVLPWGDVVTLKPHVRSATGPDLKTLFIGSEGILGIITKAWLKIWPYPEKRILLSFASETLEEALDSVNRILKRGARPAVVRIYDVVETKRHFYKFDEVYGKIATIIILEGDSKLVEAEKQIIEEEFKGKALGEDLVKHWLETRFNVKEASEFAPLGVVFDTIEVSIHWNKAIKLYRSLINVMRSVKGTLFASAHASHFYPQGVCFYFTFAGIPKGDPTEYYNKVWDAAMKTTLEVGGAISHHHGIGRQRGKWLKEDLGPAFEVLKRVKNALDEKKIMNPRNMEV; encoded by the coding sequence TTGACCAATTTTGAGGTTGTAATGAAGTCTAATCATGAACTCCCTTCCGATGTTCTGAAACACTTAATTAGTATCCTGGGAAATAGGATCTCCACAAAAGATGTTGATCTTCTCTCATATAGCCGAGATTACTGGCCAATAACCCTTCACTGGATGCTCAAAGGAAAAATTCCTGCACTAGCAAGAGCCATTGTATGGCCTAAGAACACAAAAGAGGTGCAAGAAGTGGTAAAGATAGCATACGAAAATGATATTCCAATATATACTTACGGAGGTGGCTCTGGGGTTCTTGGCGGAGCTATTCCCGAACAAGGGGGAATAGTTGTAGACATGAAAAAAATGCGCTCTATCAAGCTTCATGAGGAAAACTTGTTGGTTGAAGTTGAAGCTGGCACGAATGGCTATTATTTGGAAAAATACCTCAATAAAAAAGGATACACACTTGGTCATTTCCCACAATCTCTTTATCCCTCAACCATCGGTGGATGGATAGCCACTAAAGCAACCGGCCAATTTTCAACAAAATATGGCGGAATAGAAGACATGGTGCTAGGCCTTGAAGCAGTTCTTCCATGGGGAGATGTGGTAACTTTAAAACCTCATGTAAGAAGTGCGACAGGACCTGACTTGAAGACACTTTTTATTGGTAGTGAGGGAATTCTTGGAATAATCACAAAAGCTTGGCTTAAAATATGGCCTTATCCCGAAAAGAGAATACTGCTATCCTTTGCCTCAGAAACTCTTGAAGAAGCTCTCGACTCAGTGAACCGCATACTTAAAAGAGGCGCAAGACCAGCAGTTGTAAGGATATACGACGTTGTTGAGACTAAAAGACACTTTTACAAATTCGACGAAGTCTATGGAAAGATAGCTACCATTATCATACTTGAAGGAGATTCAAAACTTGTTGAAGCAGAAAAACAGATAATTGAAGAGGAGTTTAAAGGAAAGGCCCTTGGAGAAGACCTTGTAAAACACTGGTTAGAAACCCGATTTAACGTAAAAGAGGCTTCAGAGTTCGCACCACTAGGGGTTGTGTTTGACACCATTGAAGTCTCTATTCACTGGAATAAAGCCATAAAACTGTATAGATCCCTGATTAACGTTATGCGTTCTGTAAAGGGAACACTCTTTGCCTCTGCCCATGCTTCTCACTTTTATCCTCAAGGAGTGTGCTTTTATTTCACCTTTGCAGGGATTCCCAAGGGAGATCCTACGGAGTACTACAACAAAGTATGGGATGCTGCTATGAAAACCACTCTTGAAGTGGGCGGAGCAATAAGCCACCATCATGGAATAGGGAGACAACGAGGTAAATGGCTCAAAGAAGATCTTGGACCTGCTTTTGAAGTACTGAAGAGAGTAAAGAATGCTCTTGATGAGAAAAAGATTATGAATCCCAGAAACATGGAGGTATGA
- a CDS encoding (Fe-S)-binding protein, with the protein MPRKWDWLKDEIKGFELIRSAPLIFKFISGKLKGPDDLVKCALCPNMCRHACPISIVDGKETTSPAGKARIAFFIRDGKLELNLENIEPLYTCLSCDACSQWCPFEFSVSNLTRPIKEEAVKKGITFKEFSEVFKNLEEYGYVYGEPRDKEMVKEGNILYLRGCTIREKYPEVEKKASKVLESLGYQPFTTSEKCCGIPAYNLGNIALFKKLAKEQAEIINSSGADVVVTSCPSCAYAYRMLYPKYGIKINPKIFHITEFLEGKIKGLKAKGTVTFHDPCKLAIGLKRPELLEKLLLSIEGLEVKSPRRKGKETFCCGYGGSAIPRLNAQLADEISNERLKELKEEADVIVTACPTCKLAFESNYGKALDIVELLYDVLRG; encoded by the coding sequence ATGCCCAGAAAGTGGGACTGGCTGAAAGATGAGATCAAGGGCTTTGAACTGATCAGAAGTGCTCCATTGATCTTTAAATTCATAAGTGGAAAGTTAAAAGGGCCAGATGATCTTGTAAAATGTGCTCTCTGTCCCAACATGTGCCGGCATGCATGTCCAATCAGCATAGTTGATGGAAAGGAAACCACATCTCCCGCTGGAAAAGCCAGAATAGCGTTCTTTATACGTGACGGAAAACTAGAGTTGAACTTGGAAAATATTGAGCCGCTTTATACGTGCCTCTCATGCGACGCATGCAGTCAGTGGTGCCCATTCGAGTTCTCTGTATCGAATTTAACAAGACCCATTAAAGAAGAGGCCGTCAAAAAAGGGATAACTTTTAAAGAATTTAGTGAAGTCTTTAAAAATCTTGAAGAATATGGATACGTCTATGGAGAACCTAGGGACAAAGAAATGGTAAAAGAGGGTAATATCCTTTATTTAAGGGGGTGTACTATCAGGGAAAAATATCCCGAAGTCGAAAAGAAAGCTTCTAAAGTTCTTGAGAGTTTGGGATATCAACCCTTTACAACAAGCGAAAAGTGTTGTGGAATCCCTGCATATAATCTTGGAAATATTGCACTCTTCAAAAAGCTTGCAAAAGAGCAAGCTGAAATAATAAACTCTTCTGGAGCAGATGTTGTGGTAACTTCTTGCCCCTCATGTGCCTACGCTTATCGGATGCTTTACCCAAAATACGGTATAAAGATTAATCCAAAGATCTTCCATATTACAGAATTCCTCGAGGGGAAAATTAAGGGACTAAAAGCCAAAGGAACTGTAACGTTTCATGATCCATGCAAACTAGCCATAGGGCTTAAAAGACCCGAACTTCTTGAAAAACTTCTATTAAGCATAGAAGGTCTTGAAGTCAAATCTCCTAGAAGAAAAGGAAAGGAGACTTTCTGTTGCGGATATGGAGGAAGTGCGATACCACGCTTAAACGCACAGTTGGCAGACGAAATATCAAACGAACGTCTTAAAGAGCTTAAAGAAGAAGCTGACGTTATAGTAACTGCTTGTCCTACATGTAAACTCGCTTTTGAATCTAATTATGGAAAAGCTCTTGATATAGTGGAGCTTCTGTACGATGTTTTGAGGGGGTAA
- a CDS encoding FAD-dependent oxidoreductase has protein sequence MSSLESKVAKILKRYPYDITFEIKDKIVFLYGNVEKYEEWVEIGLRIGKIKGVDGVVNKIKWRGFPEDRFKEKEERRKKLFEKNRGKVIGEYDVIIIGGGIIGTAIARELSRYDIKIALLEKASDIATGASKANNGMIHPGVAPPRNTLKRKLNIRGNAMYDKWAEELGFKFKRVGSLWLITPRTLVRYKKYLPGPLYKVVLKYIFPWVVKFKGMRNGVKGIKILQDKEIFRLEPYVTKDTLAAVYVPSTGIVDPYEVTIALAENAKENGVEIHLRTEVVGFLKEKNAIKGVVTNKGVFLCKYVVNAAGVYADEIAELAGAREYTIHPRKGVELMFHKDTGELIHHCLSELVFPSHPTSKGGGLNPTIHGNVMWGPTAVEVPDKEDTSVKREEIEFVLKRYSTIIPNFPREQMIRYFAGVRAPTFTEDFIIRPAKWVKNFLHVAGIQSPGLASAPAIAEYAIEKLKAMGLELKENPRFNPRRSPIPTTAEMSIEELDKRIMENPKWGNIVCTCELVSEAEIIEAINRGAYTLDAIKRRTRAGMGTCQGSYCTLKIAEILSRELGVPLNDILKEEAKLFNGPVRGEAP, from the coding sequence ATGTCCTCCCTCGAGTCAAAAGTGGCTAAAATATTGAAAAGATACCCATACGACATAACATTTGAAATAAAAGACAAAATCGTCTTTCTTTACGGGAATGTGGAAAAATACGAAGAATGGGTTGAAATAGGTCTGAGAATCGGAAAAATCAAAGGTGTTGATGGAGTAGTAAACAAAATAAAGTGGAGAGGTTTCCCAGAGGACAGATTTAAAGAAAAAGAAGAGAGAAGAAAAAAATTGTTTGAAAAGAACAGGGGGAAAGTAATCGGCGAATACGACGTCATCATAATTGGTGGTGGGATTATAGGCACCGCCATTGCTAGAGAGCTATCTAGATATGATATTAAGATAGCACTTCTAGAAAAAGCGTCTGATATTGCCACTGGTGCATCTAAAGCAAACAACGGTATGATACATCCTGGAGTTGCACCCCCTAGGAATACTCTAAAACGGAAGTTAAACATCAGAGGAAACGCTATGTATGATAAATGGGCAGAAGAATTGGGCTTTAAATTCAAGCGTGTTGGTAGTCTATGGCTAATAACACCAAGAACACTTGTTAGATACAAAAAATATCTACCTGGCCCTCTCTACAAGGTAGTCCTCAAATATATATTTCCATGGGTTGTTAAATTCAAAGGCATGAGAAACGGTGTGAAAGGGATTAAGATACTCCAAGACAAAGAAATTTTTAGACTAGAACCTTATGTGACTAAAGACACTCTAGCTGCAGTGTATGTTCCTTCCACAGGCATAGTAGACCCTTATGAAGTCACAATAGCACTGGCTGAAAATGCCAAAGAAAATGGTGTTGAAATCCACCTGAGAACAGAAGTTGTTGGTTTCTTAAAGGAGAAAAATGCCATAAAAGGCGTAGTTACAAATAAAGGTGTTTTTTTGTGTAAATACGTTGTTAATGCTGCTGGAGTATATGCTGACGAGATAGCAGAACTAGCTGGGGCAAGAGAATATACTATACATCCACGAAAAGGCGTTGAATTGATGTTTCACAAAGATACTGGAGAACTTATCCATCATTGTCTATCGGAACTAGTTTTTCCGTCTCATCCCACGAGTAAGGGTGGTGGACTAAACCCCACAATACATGGAAACGTCATGTGGGGACCAACTGCAGTTGAAGTTCCAGATAAAGAGGACACTTCAGTAAAAAGAGAGGAAATAGAGTTTGTTCTAAAGAGATATTCTACAATAATCCCCAACTTTCCCAGAGAGCAAATGATAAGATACTTTGCCGGTGTAAGAGCTCCCACATTTACAGAGGATTTTATAATTAGACCTGCAAAATGGGTGAAAAACTTCCTTCATGTTGCGGGAATACAATCTCCCGGCCTTGCATCAGCGCCAGCAATAGCAGAGTATGCAATAGAGAAACTCAAAGCAATGGGATTAGAATTGAAAGAGAATCCACGCTTTAACCCAAGGAGGAGCCCAATTCCAACAACTGCAGAAATGAGCATAGAGGAATTAGACAAACGAATAATGGAAAATCCAAAGTGGGGAAATATCGTCTGTACATGTGAGCTTGTCTCAGAAGCAGAGATTATTGAAGCTATCAACCGAGGAGCTTACACACTAGATGCCATTAAAAGACGGACACGAGCAGGAATGGGTACTTGTCAAGGGAGTTACTGTACACTAAAAATAGCTGAAATTCTCTCCAGAGAACTTGGAGTTCCACTAAATGACATACTCAAGGAAGAAGCCAAGCTCTTTAATGGACCAGTAAGAGGTGAGGCCCCTTGA
- a CDS encoding NAD(P)/FAD-dependent oxidoreductase, with product MKAYNYDVVVIGGGPSGLAAATKLAEKGYKVSLIERKDELGGILDQCIHDGFGTKLFNKALSGPEFASFFINKAESLGIDIHLNTYVKNVEIKENEKEIVAISPQGVKNIKTKAIVYAVGCRERHQFEIKIGGTRPAGVYTAGMVQRLINLYGILPGKNILIVGGGDVGMIVARHLYLEGAENLLIVFPEKRFAGLPRNVQQCVLDFGIPYRPQTVVKEIIGKERVEGAILVRVDERWKPIPGTEELYPCDTIILSVGLIPYSLKLKKIGAKIDPKTKGPEINEFFETTIEGVFAVGNLVQIFDYVDDAVESALIAANGVEKYLNQEPKEKTVEFVPGKYIRALIPHRIEWKDDRNIIAFFRVNTEKENAYIELRDENGNLLKRYFRRYIRPSTLERIEIPRELIQDKRQVTLNVSED from the coding sequence TTGAAAGCCTATAACTATGACGTTGTTGTAATTGGTGGTGGCCCATCAGGCCTCGCCGCAGCTACAAAGCTTGCTGAAAAGGGATACAAAGTCTCACTCATAGAAAGAAAAGACGAACTGGGAGGAATCCTAGATCAATGCATTCATGATGGGTTCGGAACCAAGCTCTTCAATAAAGCCCTTTCAGGACCTGAATTCGCAAGCTTTTTCATAAACAAAGCAGAGTCACTTGGAATTGACATACATCTAAACACGTACGTAAAGAACGTTGAAATCAAAGAAAACGAGAAAGAGATAGTGGCTATAAGTCCACAAGGTGTCAAAAACATAAAAACAAAAGCAATAGTGTATGCGGTAGGATGTAGGGAGAGACATCAATTTGAAATAAAAATTGGTGGCACTAGGCCTGCAGGTGTATACACAGCCGGAATGGTGCAACGACTTATCAATCTTTATGGGATCCTTCCTGGAAAGAACATACTCATAGTGGGTGGTGGAGATGTGGGGATGATCGTCGCAAGGCATCTTTATCTTGAAGGAGCAGAAAACCTCCTTATTGTATTTCCCGAAAAACGATTTGCTGGATTACCAAGAAATGTACAACAATGTGTTTTAGATTTTGGAATTCCATATCGGCCCCAGACAGTAGTAAAAGAGATAATTGGAAAAGAAAGGGTTGAAGGGGCTATTCTGGTTAGAGTAGACGAAAGATGGAAACCCATACCCGGAACTGAGGAACTTTATCCCTGTGACACAATCATTCTCTCTGTAGGCCTTATTCCTTATTCATTAAAACTCAAGAAAATCGGAGCAAAAATAGATCCAAAAACTAAAGGACCCGAAATAAACGAGTTCTTTGAAACCACAATTGAAGGGGTATTTGCAGTTGGGAACCTTGTTCAAATATTTGATTATGTAGATGACGCAGTTGAAAGTGCACTAATAGCTGCCAATGGAGTTGAAAAGTATCTAAACCAAGAACCAAAGGAAAAAACCGTAGAATTCGTTCCTGGCAAATACATTAGAGCCCTTATCCCACACAGAATCGAGTGGAAAGACGATAGAAATATTATAGCATTTTTCCGAGTAAATACAGAAAAAGAAAACGCCTATATAGAACTAAGAGATGAGAATGGTAACTTGCTCAAGAGATACTTCCGGAGATACATAAGGCCTTCTACACTTGAGAGAATAGAAATCCCAAGAGAGCTAATACAAGACAAAAGGCAGGTGACCCTAAATGTCTCAGAAGACTGA
- a CDS encoding DUF1667 domain-containing protein, whose product MSQKTEILCIKCPKGCLLRITIGTNEVKVEGNECPLGERYGIEEIKNPKRIVTSTVRILNARYPRLPVRTSEPVPKEKIKEVINNLKNVVVKAPVKKGQIIVKNVANTGVDIIAERDMERV is encoded by the coding sequence ATGTCTCAGAAGACTGAGATTTTATGTATAAAATGTCCAAAAGGGTGTCTTCTGAGAATAACTATTGGAACCAACGAAGTAAAAGTAGAGGGTAATGAATGTCCATTAGGAGAGAGATATGGAATAGAGGAGATTAAAAATCCAAAAAGAATCGTTACATCAACTGTTAGAATATTAAATGCCAGATATCCTCGTTTACCAGTTAGAACGTCTGAACCAGTCCCCAAAGAAAAGATAAAGGAAGTTATAAACAATCTTAAGAATGTAGTAGTTAAGGCCCCCGTGAAAAAAGGGCAAATTATTGTTAAGAACGTAGCTAATACGGGTGTTGATATTATAGCTGAGAGGGATATGGAGAGGGTTTAG
- a CDS encoding FGGY family carbohydrate kinase has protein sequence MEYFLVLDVGTTNVKALAFSDGKLIANFEKRLKPHYPKPGWVEEDPKEVIKIVYKLLDKAEEKLGNPLGVALTNQRSSTVLWDKNTGEPLYNMITWQDTRTEAIIEEFSSKFLVKLGNALGKVLGLLSKPLPFIKNTKKGAYIITLAYVKFGTTHSSMHLRWLIDNIAEVKLAIENGTALFGTVDSWIAWNLTGKQVTDCTNASATGLFDPFYLKWSDNIAKIVGIPQGILPSVVTNDTPIGEIRDYGIPLLTMIADQQASLYMAGVSKGTTKMTNGTGTFIDINVGEKPLPGATGLYPMIALGTRKKVLYLLEGSVITSGSAIDWLMNLGVLKDYSDIPKAFDQSEDEIIVIPALSGLGTPYVKPNVKGAIFELTRGTKKEDLICGMIKGIAMRCSEVIEHIEKNSQINIHPILADGGLSISDEFLQAVADFSSKQILRPLYLNGSAYGAYMLANAVYFKKDIIKSWKTPPIEKTFLPRKQKMEFKENWKKKVKKLIEAS, from the coding sequence ATGGAGTATTTTCTTGTTTTAGATGTTGGAACAACTAATGTGAAAGCATTAGCCTTTTCAGACGGAAAACTAATAGCTAACTTCGAGAAACGCCTAAAACCTCACTACCCAAAACCTGGATGGGTAGAAGAAGATCCAAAGGAAGTTATTAAGATTGTGTACAAGCTTTTAGACAAAGCTGAAGAAAAACTTGGAAATCCTCTCGGAGTAGCACTCACCAACCAGAGAAGCAGTACTGTCTTATGGGATAAAAATACCGGTGAACCACTTTACAACATGATTACATGGCAAGATACTAGAACCGAGGCAATCATTGAAGAGTTTTCCTCTAAGTTCCTCGTTAAATTAGGAAATGCCCTTGGGAAGGTTCTTGGTCTCCTTTCCAAACCCCTACCATTCATAAAGAATACAAAAAAAGGAGCATATATAATTACACTGGCATACGTAAAGTTTGGCACCACTCACTCGTCAATGCATCTTCGATGGCTCATAGACAATATAGCGGAAGTAAAACTGGCAATTGAGAATGGAACCGCTCTTTTTGGTACTGTTGACTCTTGGATCGCATGGAACTTAACTGGAAAACAAGTAACAGACTGTACAAATGCAAGTGCCACCGGCCTCTTTGATCCTTTTTACTTAAAATGGAGTGATAATATTGCCAAAATCGTTGGCATCCCCCAAGGTATTCTTCCTAGTGTTGTGACAAATGACACTCCAATTGGAGAGATTAGGGACTATGGAATTCCTCTATTGACAATGATCGCAGATCAACAAGCTTCTCTGTATATGGCAGGAGTCTCAAAAGGAACCACAAAAATGACAAATGGGACTGGAACATTCATAGATATAAACGTTGGAGAAAAACCCTTGCCTGGAGCAACAGGCCTTTATCCAATGATAGCTCTAGGAACTAGAAAAAAAGTTCTCTATCTCCTCGAGGGTTCAGTGATAACATCTGGGTCTGCAATAGACTGGCTTATGAATCTAGGAGTACTAAAAGACTATTCCGATATTCCTAAGGCCTTTGATCAAAGTGAAGATGAAATTATTGTCATTCCCGCTCTCTCAGGGCTTGGAACCCCTTATGTTAAACCAAATGTAAAAGGAGCAATTTTTGAACTTACACGAGGGACAAAAAAGGAGGATCTCATCTGCGGAATGATAAAAGGGATAGCAATGAGATGCTCTGAAGTAATTGAGCACATAGAAAAAAATTCCCAAATAAATATTCATCCGATACTAGCTGATGGTGGACTCTCGATAAGTGATGAATTCCTTCAGGCCGTGGCTGATTTCTCCTCAAAACAAATTTTACGGCCATTATATCTCAATGGATCAGCCTATGGAGCCTACATGCTTGCAAATGCTGTTTACTTTAAAAAAGACATAATAAAATCTTGGAAAACTCCCCCCATTGAAAAAACATTTTTACCAAGAAAGCAAAAAATGGAATTTAAAGAGAACTGGAAGAAAAAAGTGAAGAAGTTGATTGAAGCTTCTTAG